In Chlorobiota bacterium, the sequence GGAAACCAAGCTCGACGGGAAGGTTCGTGAAAACACCATACTCCGGTTTCTGCACCTGCGTCAGCGTCACCACGGCGCGGGCGTGGGTTGGGCCTTGCTGCTGCTGGGCGGCAACATCAATCACCGGCCAGCCTTTGCCAATCACCCACTGGTCGAAAAATGGTTGCAGCGATGCGCCGTAATGCTTTTCCAAGATTGCCCGCAACGAGTCGGTCCCCGCGGTGCCGAAACGGTAGGTTTGCAGGTACTCCCGAATCGCTTCGTAGAACTTGCTGTCCCCCATCTGATACCGAAGCAACGCCACCACCAGTGCCCCTTTGTAGTAGATGGTGGTGGGGTAATTGGAGGAAGGGGAAGCGCGGGGGAAATCATACAACGGCAGCACCCCTTCGCTGGGGGCCACGGTGCGCGTGTAGCTGGTCCAGAGGGTGCTCAGATAATTGAGATAGCCACTGTAGCCGCTAAGGTCTTCCGACCGGAGGGCCTCGCAGAAGGTGGCGAACGACTCGTTCAACCAAGCGTGGCGGAAATCAATCGGGCTAACAAGATCGCCGAACCATTGGTGCGCAAGCTCGTGGTATCCGGTGTGGTTAGCGGTGTCGCGGCTGCGGGAGATTTGCTCGGCAATGGAGATCATCGTCTGGTGCTCCATCGAGCCTTGCGGTGTGTTGACGTATCCAACTTTCTCGAATGGATATTGGCCAAACCTGGCTTGCAACGCCTCCACCATTCCTGGCAGTCCGCTGAACGATACGCGGGTTGCGGCGGTATCCTTTGCAAGGGAATAGACCATCATCGGAAGCGAACCATTCCCGAAGAAAAGGGGGTGATACTTCCCAACCGCAAACGTCAGCAAGTAGGTGGAGGCCGGATGGCGTTGGTCCCATTCAACAATGGTGATGCTATCCCCTTCGGGATAGGTTTTCATCAGCCCATTTCCGGCAACGGTCATTCCGTTCCGCACGCGAAACCGCCCGGTGAAGGTGGCTTTGTCCGAGGGGTGGTCGTAGCAGGGAAGCCAGTGCTGCGTTGCCGAAACGTAGCTGTTCCGGAACCCCACGCCCAGGGCGTACAGCACCGTATCGCCAGCGGCAGTCCTCCCCGACGAAACGCCTCCCCACGTCCCCGCGCCGTACTCATCGGCCATGCTTCCGTGATACCTGATTGCAAGCGTTACGGTGTCCCCAATCCTTGCCCCGGCTGGCGCGGCAACGGCATAATGGAATATCGGGGAGCTTGGGTCGCCGGAGGCTGCCGCTTGGACGGGGATCGTGTCGAACATCGTTGCCGAGAAGTAGGTGACGCTATCAACAACAAGGTCGCGCAGGTGGAAGTAGAACTGATTGCTTGCTGGGTCCCCGGTCCACCGAAAGCGGATCCGGCAGACCCCCGCCATTGTTGGCAAGGGGGCCGCGGTAAGGTCAAGCTCGGCATCGTAATGAAGCACGTCGAACGCTTGGGCAACGAACTGGGTGGGGCCGGAGATCGGAGTTGGCGCGTGGATATGGGGCGCGACCTGGGCCCCGGCCACCGAGCAAAGAAGGGGAAGTATCAGCAGGGCAATCTTCATCGTGTGCATCTATCCTTCGTTGGATTGCAACCGCCGCGAAAGCCCGTAGATGGCGTTGACGTAGTCGGTTGAGTTGTTGTAGTTCCGCAATGCTTTTTTGATGCTTGCTTCGTTGCCGCTTTTGAAGCCGGCTTTATCCAAGTAATTGGCAACTGAGAAGATGGCATCGTGAGGGGTGTACAGGTCAATCCGTGTGTCGCCGTTTCCATCAACGGCGCGGCTAAGGTAGGAGGAAGGGAGGAACTGGCCCCAACCGAACGCGCCGGCCCACGAGCCATAAATCGAAAGCATATCCACATGGCCGGCCTTCTGCATTTTCAGAAGGTTGCCCAGTTCGCGGTAGGCCCAGCTTGATTTCTTTGCCGAGCGTGCGCGGATATACTCCTCCTGCGCTGCCGCTTGCTGCCGCCCTGATTTTGTGTTCCCGTAATCGTTGGTCGCTTTGCTGATATTCCGGCTGAGATAATCGGAATCGCCCACCAACGCGGTGGAGGCATAAACGCTAAACACGTGGTAATTGCCCGTGACGGTTCCGTGTTGGGTCTCGCAGCGAAGCAGGGCCGCAATCACCTGGGCATCAACGCCGTAGGTGGTCTCGGCGGCTTTCAGGATGTCGCCATACTTCTCCATAAACTCGCGGCAGGCTTGGGCCGATTCGGCGGTGTTCACCCACGTGTACCATCCTTTGCTGTTGACCTTTTTCTTTGGGCCAATCACCGTCAGCTTTGGGATAAAAACCGTGCGCGGGTCGCTGAAGCAGCTGCGGACGGTGGCCTCGTCCCATCCATCAGCCACAAGCCGTTTGATAAGGCGTTCGTAGCGTGGGTCCACGCCGTTCACATGCTCAACCGTAAACGACGACCCTGCTTTGGTCGTGATCGTCTCCACCCGTACGGCTAACGAGTCGTTGGTGGTTTGTGCTGGAAGTGGCATCGCAATCGCGTAGAGCATTATGCCGAATACCACAAATCGGAGGAAGGTCTCCATTGGTGCGCGCTCCCAAAAAAGTTGTTGATTGTTGATTCGCACAGCCTTTTGAACGGTTGGAACATGGTGGGAGAGGAGCGGTCAGCGCAGTAAGGATTGCGGTCCGGTGCGCTCACCGGTCATCTCGGGTCCTGCTTGGCAACGCTGTTCAAAAAACGGTGCAGCTTGTTGTCGTGGGCTGCATGATAATGGTTTGATTTGGGAAGGGCAAGCGACGGGGGAAGGAATCAGCAAGGCGAGCGGAATCAACAGCAAAAAATCACCAATATCCCGCCGCCAACCAACCGGGTAACAGCGAACAAGAAATCTTTCTAGAACCCATTTCCCCTCCAGAATTGGGGGGACGCTTCGCCGCTTGCGACGAAGCAGGGGGGCGCGGCGGAGTGTCGAAACGCTTTGGCAATGCTGTGTGGGGTTCTGGGTAACAGTGCTTTTCCCTTTGCCAGGCGAACCCTGCTGGACCTCTATTTTGCTTCGTATCCTTCCATCATTGTTTCCTTGCCCAATGGCTGTTGACCGCTGCATCTGCAACAACGTTCCCTTTGCCGAGGCCCTTTTGTTGGCGCGGCAACGGGGCTGCACAACCGTTGCCCAGCTTCAAGCGTTCAGCGCGTTGGGAACGAACTGCGGGCGGTGCATCCCCTACATGCAGTTTGCCCTGCTGACCGGCCAGAACGACCTTCCGGTGCTTGATGACGCAACCCAACAAGAGCTTCGCGCTGCTGCTGGCGTTACGGTTTCCCGGGGGAAAGCATGAGCGTGGCATTTGCGATGTGGTCAGGGGGGAAGGATTCCCATTACGCGCTGCACCGTGCCCAGCAAGCGGGGGCGCGTTGCGCGCTGCTGGTGACGTTCATTGATGCCGAAACCGACTTGGTGATGTCGCATCGGCTGCCGCCGGAGTTGATCGAGGAGCAGGCGGAGCTGGTGGGGATTCCGCTGCTGAAAATTCGCGCCACCTACGCCACGTACGAGCGCGAGCTTCGGAATCTTCTGTTCGACCTGCGGAGCGATGGCCTTACCCGAGGCATTTTTGGGGATATTTATTTACGCGAACACCGCGACTGGTTCCAGAACGTGGTCAGCGATTTCGACATCCGCGCCCTGTTCCCCTTATGGGGAATTCCCACGCAATTGTTGATTGAAGAACAACGCCGCGCAATGCGTTCGGTGATTATTCAGATTGAACGAAAAATCAGCGAGTCGTACTTGGGGAAGGA encodes:
- a CDS encoding lytic murein transglycosylase; this encodes MPLPAQTTNDSLAVRVETITTKAGSSFTVEHVNGVDPRYERLIKRLVADGWDEATVRSCFSDPRTVFIPKLTVIGPKKKVNSKGWYTWVNTAESAQACREFMEKYGDILKAAETTYGVDAQVIAALLRCETQHGTVTGNYHVFSVYASTALVGDSDYLSRNISKATNDYGNTKSGRQQAAAQEEYIRARSAKKSSWAYRELGNLLKMQKAGHVDMLSIYGSWAGAFGWGQFLPSSYLSRAVDGNGDTRIDLYTPHDAIFSVANYLDKAGFKSGNEASIKKALRNYNNSTDYVNAIYGLSRRLQSNEG
- a CDS encoding M1 family metallopeptidase; amino-acid sequence: MHTMKIALLILPLLCSVAGAQVAPHIHAPTPISGPTQFVAQAFDVLHYDAELDLTAAPLPTMAGVCRIRFRWTGDPASNQFYFHLRDLVVDSVTYFSATMFDTIPVQAAASGDPSSPIFHYAVAAPAGARIGDTVTLAIRYHGSMADEYGAGTWGGVSSGRTAAGDTVLYALGVGFRNSYVSATQHWLPCYDHPSDKATFTGRFRVRNGMTVAGNGLMKTYPEGDSITIVEWDQRHPASTYLLTFAVGKYHPLFFGNGSLPMMVYSLAKDTAATRVSFSGLPGMVEALQARFGQYPFEKVGYVNTPQGSMEHQTMISIAEQISRSRDTANHTGYHELAHQWFGDLVSPIDFRHAWLNESFATFCEALRSEDLSGYSGYLNYLSTLWTSYTRTVAPSEGVLPLYDFPRASPSSNYPTTIYYKGALVVALLRYQMGDSKFYEAIREYLQTYRFGTAGTDSLRAILEKHYGASLQPFFDQWVIGKGWPVIDVAAQQQQGPTHARAVVTLTQVQKPEYGVFTNLPVELGFRQSDGSHTYRIVTMNSISETFTIDSIPPFTSVTVNRGPSLRAPLATGKISGTEFPVGDEIANPLGWVATPNPAFGATTLRVARNHAGQCSETRYEMFDTTGKRLISGTSTGCQFVVDLRDMPNGPALLRLHNPGAVTDLPVMIAR
- a CDS encoding diphthine--ammonia ligase; this translates as MSVAFAMWSGGKDSHYALHRAQQAGARCALLVTFIDAETDLVMSHRLPPELIEEQAELVGIPLLKIRATYATYERELRNLLFDLRSDGLTRGIFGDIYLREHRDWFQNVVSDFDIRALFPLWGIPTQLLIEEQRRAMRSVIIQIERKISESYLGKEVNREFIEYMLEMGYDPCGEAGEYHTFVCASPLMQGEIILTHAERHATPQFIGLEIDYWKKIEKK